One Vibrio neonatus genomic window carries:
- the norR gene encoding nitric oxide reductase transcriptional regulator NorR: protein MTQYKSEWIQVARDITSGISEQDRFERLLVTIRDMLQCDAAALLLFQQQNFIPLAINGLSEDVLGRRFNIEQHPRLEAIARAGDIVRFPPDSDLPDPYDALIPNHAQKLEVHSCIGLPLFQEDRLIGAVTIDAFDPTQFNDFPDDDFRLISALAANSLHTALLVAKLEENIGVTSAPKSKRAKYAQLDFIGQSQGIIELKSHISAVANTDLSVLIMGETGVGKELVAHAIYSQSNRKDESFVYLNCAALPESVAESELFGHIKGAFTGAISDRKGKFELANKGTLFLDEVGELSLALQAKLLRALQYGDIQRVGDDSNIKVDVRIIAATNRTMHEEVKEGNFRSDLYHRLSVFPIFVPPLRDREKDVILLAGFFAEQCQHKLNLSSITLDGDVLILLQNNPWEGNVRELEHAINRASVIAKAESNAPHLVLKAHHFQFAHSDLIESPTSNAMSASSDAPLLPIEQFQDLPLKEATEQFQMKLIQSAYLTNEQKLSATAKQLGLNPGNLHRLMKRLGLK from the coding sequence ATGACGCAATACAAAAGTGAATGGATACAAGTCGCACGTGATATTACCTCAGGGATATCAGAGCAAGACCGCTTTGAGCGCTTGTTAGTCACGATTCGAGATATGTTGCAATGTGATGCCGCCGCTTTGCTATTGTTTCAGCAACAAAACTTTATTCCTCTTGCGATTAATGGTTTAAGTGAAGACGTACTTGGTCGCCGCTTTAACATTGAGCAGCACCCAAGGCTTGAAGCCATTGCTCGAGCCGGTGATATTGTGCGCTTTCCACCGGACAGTGATCTTCCCGACCCTTATGACGCCCTTATTCCCAATCATGCACAAAAACTGGAAGTACACTCCTGCATAGGTTTACCTCTGTTTCAAGAAGACCGATTAATTGGCGCGGTCACTATAGATGCCTTCGACCCCACTCAATTTAATGATTTTCCAGATGATGATTTTCGTTTGATCAGTGCGCTTGCCGCCAACAGCTTGCACACCGCGCTGTTAGTGGCAAAACTGGAAGAAAACATTGGCGTAACCTCTGCGCCTAAAAGCAAAAGAGCCAAATACGCTCAACTGGATTTTATTGGCCAGTCACAAGGGATTATCGAGCTGAAATCTCATATCTCTGCTGTCGCCAATACCGATTTGTCCGTTCTTATCATGGGTGAAACCGGAGTGGGTAAAGAGTTGGTAGCACACGCTATTTACTCCCAATCAAATCGAAAAGACGAATCCTTTGTCTACCTTAACTGCGCGGCCTTGCCGGAGTCAGTCGCGGAAAGTGAACTCTTTGGTCACATTAAAGGCGCATTTACCGGAGCCATTAGTGATCGTAAAGGTAAGTTTGAGCTTGCCAACAAAGGCACGCTATTTCTTGATGAGGTAGGCGAATTATCATTGGCGCTACAAGCAAAACTGCTTCGCGCATTACAATACGGTGATATTCAGCGTGTGGGTGATGACAGCAATATTAAGGTCGATGTGCGCATTATCGCCGCGACTAACCGCACCATGCATGAAGAAGTCAAAGAAGGTAACTTCCGCTCCGATCTCTATCACCGTTTAAGCGTATTCCCTATTTTTGTGCCGCCGTTGCGCGACCGAGAAAAAGACGTAATTTTATTGGCAGGCTTTTTTGCCGAGCAATGCCAGCACAAACTGAACCTCTCTAGCATCACGTTAGATGGCGATGTATTAATTTTGCTACAAAACAACCCTTGGGAAGGAAATGTGCGTGAGCTTGAGCACGCCATCAACCGCGCCAGTGTTATTGCTAAAGCAGAAAGTAATGCCCCGCATTTGGTATTAAAAGCGCACCATTTTCAGTTTGCGCATTCTGATTTGATTGAATCCCCAACCAGCAATGCAATGAGCGCCTCCAGTGATGCCCCGCTACTGCCTATCGAGCAGTTCCAAGATTTGCCGTTAAAAGAGGCCACTGAGCAATTTCAAATGAAACTGATTCAATCTGCCTACTTAACCAATGAGCAAAAACTCAGCGCTACCGCCAAACAGCTGGGGCTTAACCCCGGTAATTTGCACCGCTTAATGAAGCGACTCGGTTTAAAATAA
- a CDS encoding efflux RND transporter permease subunit, which translates to MSQNNLEQQNDDGSKGIAAYFIKNKVISWMISLIFFFGGIASFFELGRLEDPAFTIKDAMVVTSYPGATPQQVEEEVTYPLEKAIQQLTYVDEVNSISSRGLSQITVTMKNNYGPDDLPQIWDELRRKVTDLEGSLPPGVNTPSVIDDFGDVYGVLLAVTGEGYSYKELLDYVDYLRRELELVDGVSKVAVSGDQQEQVFIEMSMKRLNTLGISPSTVTNLLNTQNTISPAGAVVIGDEYIRIHPTGEFKNVEQLGDLIITDSAKENSGLIYLRDVAEVKRGYIDVPVNIVNYNGNFALNMGVSFNAGVNVVDIGKKLDARLAELKYQQPVGISISEIYSQPKEVDKSVSGFVVSLGQAVAIVIIVLLFFMGLRSGLLIGLILLVTVLGTFVFMKYFAIDLQRISLGALVIALGMLVDNAIVVVEGILVGTQRGRTRLQAATDIVTQTKWPLLGATVIAVTAFAPIGLSEDSTGEYCRTLFTVLLISLMLSWFTAISLTPFFADMFFKGQKFKGNADDDPYNGFLFVWYKKFLEFCMRRAWLTMGTLVLALAASIYGFGFIKQAFFPSSTTPMFLSDVWLPEGSDIRVTNTKLKAIESWLLQQDGVEAVTTTSGKGLERFMLTYTPEKSYAAYGEIVTRVESYEVLHDIMQKYQDYVSNHFPEIDYKLKQIELGPSGGAKIEARIIGSDPTVMRGIAAQVVDILNADPGATGVRHDWRERTKVIEPLFNESQARRYGISKNDMDDFLQMSFSGLTVGVYRDGTTLMPIVTRLTEKERIDFRNIEGMKIWSPVLDDYIPLQQITLGNEVRWEDPLIVRKNRKRMLTVFADPDILGDETAATLQARIQGKIEAIEMPPGYSLEWGGEYESSNEAKGSLFSSMPMGYLFMFLITVFLFNSVKEPLIVWLTVPLALIGVTTGLLVLNTPFGFMALLGFLSLSGMLLKNGIVLIDQIELEMHSGKEPYLAIVEAALSRVRPVCMAAITTILGMIPLLPDIFFKPMAVTIMFGLGFATVLTLIVVPVLYRMFHKIDVVKA; encoded by the coding sequence ATGAGCCAGAATAATCTAGAGCAGCAAAATGATGATGGCAGCAAGGGAATTGCCGCCTATTTCATAAAGAACAAGGTGATCAGTTGGATGATCTCCTTAATCTTCTTTTTTGGTGGCATAGCGTCTTTCTTTGAATTAGGGCGCTTAGAAGATCCTGCCTTTACCATCAAAGATGCCATGGTTGTCACTAGCTATCCGGGAGCAACTCCGCAACAAGTGGAAGAAGAGGTGACCTATCCTCTAGAAAAAGCCATTCAGCAATTAACTTATGTGGATGAAGTGAACTCCATCTCTAGTCGTGGTTTATCACAAATTACGGTGACCATGAAAAACAATTATGGCCCTGATGATTTGCCGCAAATATGGGATGAATTGCGCCGTAAAGTTACCGATTTAGAGGGCAGTCTTCCGCCGGGGGTAAATACACCATCGGTAATTGATGACTTTGGTGATGTATATGGGGTACTACTGGCCGTGACCGGAGAAGGGTATTCATACAAAGAGCTGCTGGATTACGTTGATTATCTGCGCCGTGAGCTTGAGCTGGTGGATGGCGTTAGTAAAGTCGCAGTTTCTGGGGATCAACAAGAGCAAGTCTTTATCGAAATGTCGATGAAGCGTTTGAATACTTTGGGGATTTCCCCAAGCACTGTCACTAACCTTTTGAATACGCAAAATACCATTTCTCCTGCGGGCGCGGTGGTGATCGGAGATGAATACATTCGCATTCATCCTACGGGCGAATTTAAAAACGTGGAACAACTGGGTGATTTAATCATCACCGACTCTGCCAAAGAAAACTCAGGGCTTATCTATCTACGTGATGTGGCTGAGGTTAAACGTGGCTATATTGATGTACCCGTTAACATCGTGAACTACAACGGTAATTTTGCGCTCAACATGGGGGTATCCTTTAATGCTGGCGTGAACGTTGTCGATATTGGTAAAAAGCTAGACGCACGTTTGGCTGAGCTGAAATATCAGCAGCCCGTGGGTATTTCCATTTCGGAAATTTACAGCCAACCGAAAGAAGTGGATAAATCGGTCAGTGGTTTTGTGGTGAGTTTAGGGCAAGCAGTGGCGATAGTGATTATTGTACTGCTGTTCTTCATGGGTCTGCGCTCGGGGCTATTAATTGGCTTGATTTTGCTAGTGACAGTACTGGGCACGTTTGTGTTCATGAAGTATTTTGCCATCGACTTACAACGTATCTCTTTGGGGGCATTGGTTATCGCATTGGGGATGCTGGTGGATAACGCCATTGTGGTGGTGGAGGGCATATTGGTCGGCACGCAGCGAGGGCGGACGCGCCTGCAAGCGGCAACTGATATCGTCACTCAAACCAAATGGCCGCTATTGGGCGCGACCGTGATTGCGGTTACCGCTTTTGCGCCAATTGGATTATCTGAAGATTCTACTGGTGAATATTGTCGAACCTTATTTACGGTACTGCTGATCTCTTTGATGTTGTCTTGGTTTACCGCCATTTCATTAACCCCATTTTTTGCGGATATGTTCTTTAAAGGGCAAAAGTTCAAAGGTAATGCCGATGATGACCCATACAACGGCTTTTTGTTTGTGTGGTACAAGAAGTTCTTAGAGTTTTGTATGCGCAGAGCGTGGCTGACTATGGGAACCTTAGTGTTGGCACTGGCGGCCAGTATTTATGGGTTTGGTTTTATCAAGCAAGCCTTCTTCCCATCCTCAACCACGCCGATGTTTTTATCTGATGTTTGGTTACCCGAAGGCAGCGACATTCGCGTGACTAATACTAAGCTAAAAGCCATTGAAAGTTGGCTATTACAACAAGACGGTGTGGAAGCGGTGACCACGACCTCAGGTAAAGGCTTAGAGCGCTTCATGCTCACTTATACACCAGAGAAAAGTTACGCCGCTTACGGTGAAATTGTGACTCGCGTTGAAAGCTATGAAGTGCTGCACGACATCATGCAGAAATACCAAGATTATGTGTCTAATCACTTCCCTGAAATTGATTACAAGCTTAAACAAATTGAGCTCGGGCCAAGTGGCGGCGCAAAAATTGAGGCGAGGATCATAGGCTCTGATCCAACGGTTATGCGAGGCATCGCCGCGCAAGTGGTGGATATTTTAAATGCCGATCCTGGGGCTACGGGTGTACGTCATGATTGGCGTGAACGTACTAAAGTGATTGAACCTCTATTTAACGAAAGTCAGGCACGTCGTTACGGCATTAGCAAAAACGATATGGATGATTTTTTGCAGATGAGTTTCTCTGGCTTAACGGTTGGGGTGTACCGTGATGGCACAACCTTAATGCCAATTGTTACCCGTCTTACGGAAAAAGAGCGTATCGACTTTAGAAATATCGAAGGTATGAAAATATGGAGTCCAGTGCTTGATGACTATATTCCATTGCAGCAAATCACTTTAGGAAATGAAGTGCGCTGGGAGGACCCTTTGATTGTGCGTAAAAACAGAAAGCGCATGCTGACTGTGTTTGCTGATCCCGATATTTTAGGTGATGAGACCGCCGCAACCTTACAAGCCAGAATTCAAGGCAAGATAGAAGCTATCGAAATGCCGCCGGGTTATAGCTTAGAGTGGGGCGGAGAATATGAGTCATCCAATGAAGCGAAAGGTTCGTTATTTTCTAGTATGCCAATGGGTTACCTGTTCATGTTCTTAATTACGGTGTTCTTGTTTAACTCCGTTAAAGAGCCGCTGATAGTGTGGTTAACTGTGCCACTGGCATTAATTGGCGTAACCACCGGATTGCTGGTGCTCAATACGCCATTTGGCTTTATGGCGCTACTTGGCTTCTTGAGCTTATCGGGAATGCTACTTAAAAATGGCATCGTGCTTATCGATCAAATCGAGCTCGAAATGCACTCAGGAAAAGAGCCTTACCTTGCAATCGTGGAAGCGGCGTTAAGCCGCGTGCGTCCGGTATGTATGGCGGCAATCACTACCATTTTGGGTATGATTCCACTGCTTCCAGATATCTTCTTTAAGCCAATGGCAGTAACCATTATGTTTGGTTTGGGTTTTGCAACGGTACTGACGCTTATCGTTGTGCCTGTGCTGTATCGCATGTTCCATAAAATCGATGTGGTGAAAGCATAA
- a CDS encoding DNA-3-methyladenine glycosylase I, translated as MARCFWLDESKPDYVQYHDKEWGVPVFDDKIFFEFLILESAQAGLSWYTILKRRQGYRKAFADFDPAVVATFSPAKVEELMQDSAIIRNRAKIEAAINNAKLFLQIQAEYGSFSQFIWGYVDNKPIDVRAKGDTPQATSALSDQLAKDLKKRGFKFLGSTTLYAFLQATGIINDHDLDCLCRS; from the coding sequence ATGGCGCGATGTTTTTGGTTGGATGAAAGTAAGCCGGATTATGTGCAATATCATGATAAAGAGTGGGGCGTTCCGGTTTTTGACGATAAGATCTTCTTTGAGTTTTTAATTCTAGAATCAGCGCAGGCTGGATTGAGTTGGTATACCATTTTAAAAAGGCGTCAGGGTTATCGAAAAGCGTTTGCCGATTTTGACCCTGCGGTTGTAGCGACATTTTCTCCTGCCAAAGTAGAGGAATTGATGCAAGATAGCGCCATTATTCGTAATCGAGCCAAAATAGAAGCTGCCATCAATAATGCGAAGTTGTTTTTACAAATCCAAGCAGAATATGGCAGTTTTAGCCAGTTTATCTGGGGGTATGTGGACAACAAGCCTATCGATGTTCGGGCGAAAGGCGATACGCCGCAGGCCACTTCGGCGCTATCCGATCAACTTGCCAAAGATTTGAAAAAGAGGGGCTTTAAATTCTTAGGTAGCACCACCTTGTATGCGTTTTTACAAGCGACAGGCATAATCAATGATCACGATCTTGATTGTCTCTGCCGCTCATAA
- a CDS encoding ferredoxin--NADP reductase: MTPHIGFVSGSVVSRVDWTARLFSLRVKVEGLSYVAGQFTKLGMYDESGEFLRKAYSIVNSPENYYETGELEFLIIADPDGALSPNLHTLYPGDQVMVGEQCAGFMTLEEIPSQATELWLIATGTGIGPYFSMLQSDEFPDHYTDIVLVHAVRYQEDLVYKELVSGLKHKYGKKFQYVPIVSREEIEGSLQGRVPHLIEKRILESHAGLKLDMDKSFVYLCGNPAMVRDSAQSLTDRGYNKHLRRKSGHFSSENYW; encoded by the coding sequence ATGACTCCACATATTGGGTTTGTTTCTGGTTCAGTCGTGTCAAGAGTGGATTGGACAGCACGTTTATTTTCATTACGAGTTAAGGTTGAAGGACTGTCATATGTGGCAGGTCAATTCACCAAACTGGGAATGTACGACGAAAGCGGAGAGTTTCTACGCAAGGCTTATTCTATCGTGAACTCACCTGAAAATTATTATGAAACGGGCGAATTAGAGTTCCTTATCATCGCCGATCCTGATGGCGCATTGTCGCCAAATTTACATACGCTCTATCCCGGTGATCAAGTGATGGTCGGTGAACAGTGCGCAGGCTTTATGACCCTAGAGGAAATTCCATCACAAGCGACTGAACTGTGGTTGATTGCGACAGGCACGGGGATTGGTCCATATTTCTCGATGCTGCAATCTGATGAATTCCCCGATCACTATACCGATATCGTGCTAGTACATGCTGTGCGCTACCAAGAAGACTTAGTGTACAAAGAACTGGTATCAGGGTTGAAGCATAAGTATGGCAAAAAATTCCAATACGTACCGATTGTCTCTAGAGAAGAAATAGAGGGCAGTTTGCAGGGAAGAGTGCCGCATTTGATAGAGAAACGCATTTTAGAGTCCCATGCAGGGCTAAAACTGGATATGGATAAGAGCTTTGTTTATCTATGTGGCAACCCAGCAATGGTGCGAGACAGTGCTCAGAGTCTAACAGATAGAGGATACAACAAGCATTTAAGAAGAAAATCCGGTCACTTTAGCTCAGAGAACTATTGGTAA